The sequence aaaatcataaataaaaaatacaaagatTACAAATAGTCGTGGTTGGCTCATGGTCAACACAAAGTAATATCCTCTATCATATTATCATGATcttattttagaaaatattttaaaaatagttaCTAAAAACTCTCCCAGACAATAATTAATTAACTGTTAGATAGTATTGAAAATGCTTTAAAATAATGGATTTCTGAGTCCACGGCTTTATACACTTGAGTTGACCGGCAAACCAACCGCCCGGACGACGTCTTTCGCAAACGCACCGACGGCGGAGAGCTCGGCCAGCCCCCTCTCAAGCCCGCCGCACCGCAACAACTGCGGAAAGAACAGCCAAAATCCGGTAACCATCACGAATCCAACGGTCAAGACTGTCCCCACAACCCTCGGCAACTGCCACCTGCCGTTTACAACCTTCTTCACAGCAATCTCAGCATTCAAGCAAAGGCCGTGCAGCAGAAAGAAACAAGTGATTTCCCAGGTGGGCTTCACCCGGCCCAGGTAAAAGAATATGAGCTCGTGAATCAAGCCCGACACGATGAAAGTGGACATCACCGCCGGCAGCGGGGCCCATTCTCGGCCCATTATCCCCGTCGACCATTTCAGAACGGGAACGTACACGGTGGGGCGCAGTATCCGCGTGACCATGAGGTTCCAACGACGCCCCCAGAAATCTTGCAGAGAAGTCGAAACATACGGCTCGTTGAATTGCGGCTCAAGCTCCGCGCCGAGCAAGCCGCGAGCCATGGCTGCGGCGATGGCTAGCATAATCTCCAAAGCAAAGTATATATGGAAACCGTATATCACCATAATGATTCTTGGATGGATGTAATCCTCG comes from Henckelia pumila isolate YLH828 chromosome 4, ASM3356847v2, whole genome shotgun sequence and encodes:
- the LOC140859906 gene encoding acyl-CoA--sterol O-acyltransferase 1, yielding MAADEIKNVMVYWADGEINSFIKVWVSAYISLFYCYFVGKILAGGITRLACFLPVVCLFLLLPLQLHSMHLGGITAFFLAWLTNFKLLMFAFNTGPLANPSISLPRFLAVACLPIKLIPQNPRKNKTEEAGNGQMSIKNYAIKCLLMALIVKIYSFEDYIHPRIIMVIYGFHIYFALEIMLAIAAAMARGLLGAELEPQFNEPYVSTSLQDFWGRRWNLMVTRILRPTVYVPVLKWSTGIMGREWAPLPAVMSTFIVSGLIHELIFFYLGRVKPTWEITCFFLLHGLCLNAEIAVKKVVNGRWQLPRVVGTVLTVGFVMVTGFWLFFPQLLRCGGLERGLAELSAVGAFAKDVVRAVGLPVNSSV